From the genome of Camarhynchus parvulus chromosome 8, STF_HiC, whole genome shotgun sequence, one region includes:
- the GPX7 gene encoding glutathione peroxidase 7 produces MLDPEGSVEHQPASSFPKVLLIPLAMLLAIAALLLLAFSATRQKEPDFYTFKVVNIRGKLVSLEKYRGSVSLVVNVASECGYTDSHYKALQQLQRDLGPYHFNVLAFPCNQFGQQEPDTNKEIESFARKTYGASFPMFSKITVSGAGAIPAFKYLIASTGEEPTWNFWKYLVDPNGKVVKAWDSTVSVEEIRPHVTELVRKIILKKKDEL; encoded by the exons ATGCTGGACCCGGAGGGCAGTGTGGAGCACCAGcctgcctcctccttccccaaagTCCTCCTCATCCCTCTAGCCATGCTCCTCGCAATTGCAGCGCTCCTGCTCTTAGCCTTTTCCGCTACGCGGCAGAAGGAACCTGATTTTTACACTTTCAAAGTTGTAAACATCAGGGGCAAGCTTGTGTCTCTGGAGAAGTACAGGGGCTCG GTGTCTCTAGTTGTCAACGTTGCAAGTGAGTGTGGGTACACAGACAGCCACTACAAGGCcttacagcagctgcagagagacctgggCCCGTACCATTTCAATGTGCTGGCATTCCCCTGCAATCAGTTTGGGCAGCAGGAACCAGACACCAACAAAGAAATTGAGAGCTTTGCACGAAAGACTTATGGTGCCTCCTTCCCCATGTTCAGCAAAATCACAGTCAGTGGAGCTGGGGCAATTCCTGCCTTCAAGTATTTAATTG CTTCTACAGGAGAAGAACCAACCTGGAACTTCTGGAAATACCTGGTGGACCCCAATGGGAAAGTAGTAAAGGCCTGGGACTCTACTGTCTCTGTTGAAGAAATAAGGCCCCATGTTACAGAACTTGTAAGGAAAATCATCCTAAAGAAGAAGGATGAATTATGA